The following are encoded together in the Romeriopsis navalis LEGE 11480 genome:
- a CDS encoding ABC transporter ATP-binding protein, giving the protein MSDQPILQLHKICKQFDAKAGMVVDHVSLELQAGEILGLLGPSGCGKTTLLRVVAGFEQPQAGQIDLSGQLIADGTQVTPPEDRDIGMVFQDYALFPHLSVAKNIAFGLTQPRRKRFTNSQIKDLTQEAIDLVGLSGLEQRYPHELSGGQQQRVALARAIAPQPTIILLDEPLSNLDVQVRLRLRQEVRRILKTTNTSAIFVTHDQEEAMAICDRVGIMQQGQIEQIGPPEMLYNHPQSRFVADFVTQANFLPATLKEKHWHTEVGIFPAAAPVGNTCELMIRQEDVQLQADETSRIVVRDRQFLGREYQYCAVLPSGKSIYARAASHNQIPAGSYVKLQVDPDTVTAFPID; this is encoded by the coding sequence ATGTCGGACCAGCCCATCCTCCAGCTCCACAAAATTTGTAAACAGTTTGATGCCAAAGCTGGAATGGTTGTGGATCATGTTTCCCTCGAACTCCAAGCCGGAGAAATCTTAGGTCTCCTGGGACCTTCCGGCTGTGGCAAAACCACTTTACTGCGAGTCGTTGCAGGATTTGAACAACCACAGGCGGGGCAAATCGACTTGTCGGGGCAATTGATCGCCGATGGCACCCAAGTTACGCCGCCCGAAGATCGCGATATTGGCATGGTGTTTCAGGATTACGCCCTTTTTCCGCATCTCAGCGTCGCCAAAAATATCGCCTTTGGACTCACTCAGCCCCGGCGCAAACGCTTTACTAACAGCCAGATTAAAGACTTAACCCAAGAGGCGATCGATCTAGTCGGTTTATCAGGGTTAGAGCAGCGGTATCCCCACGAGCTATCCGGTGGTCAGCAACAGCGTGTTGCTCTCGCCCGGGCGATCGCCCCCCAACCCACGATTATTCTGCTGGACGAGCCCTTGAGTAATCTTGATGTTCAAGTCCGGCTCCGATTGCGCCAAGAAGTGCGGCGCATCCTCAAAACCACCAATACCTCCGCCATTTTCGTCACCCACGACCAAGAAGAAGCCATGGCTATCTGCGATCGTGTCGGCATCATGCAGCAAGGCCAAATTGAGCAAATCGGTCCCCCAGAAATGCTCTATAACCATCCCCAATCACGCTTTGTCGCCGATTTTGTCACCCAGGCAAATTTTCTGCCCGCAACCCTGAAGGAAAAGCATTGGCATACGGAAGTGGGCATATTTCCGGCAGCGGCACCCGTGGGCAATACCTGTGAACTAATGATTCGGCAGGAAGATGTGCAGTTACAAGCGGATGAAACGAGTCGGATCGTGGTGCGCGATCGACAGTTTTTAGGCCGTGAGTACCAATATTGTGCAGTACTCCCCTCCGGCAAATCGATCTATGCCCGTGCCGCCAGTCATAACCAAATTCCCGCCGGCAGCTACGTCAAACTTCAGGTTGATCCCGATACGGTCACGGCCTTCCCGATCGACTAG